A region from the Methylovorus glucosotrophus genome encodes:
- a CDS encoding zinc dependent phospholipase C family protein — protein sequence MKRHANLGKVFWLLPLVLQSQDANAWGLVTHLYFAHSLLWAMPLLDPRLRQAIQRFPELVMAGACLPDLSLVSPTFRETHQWRHAYGLLSRARTDEETAMAIGYASHLYVDVIAHNHFVPAHEAMWMENSMMTHIASEWAMDAHLAPLMAHTPGKLLDCNANALAAFISPSFGCEPQHTEKALRRLGKADRLLRFSRLPGMIYRSMRMLDRRVFKHFVYYIAKTQTAIQDIHIVLQGIQPHWEAELRHLDAAQLNAWRAACRQHLEHLHPAPITYFSKLAGD from the coding sequence CTGGTTTTGCAATCACAGGACGCCAATGCCTGGGGACTGGTTACCCACCTCTATTTCGCCCACTCCCTGCTCTGGGCCATGCCCTTGCTTGACCCGCGTCTGCGTCAGGCCATACAACGTTTTCCCGAGCTGGTCATGGCCGGTGCCTGCCTGCCTGATCTGTCGCTAGTGTCTCCTACCTTTAGAGAAACCCACCAGTGGCGCCATGCCTATGGGCTGCTGAGCCGCGCCCGCACCGATGAAGAAACCGCCATGGCGATCGGCTATGCCAGCCACCTGTATGTGGATGTCATCGCGCATAATCACTTTGTGCCGGCGCATGAAGCCATGTGGATGGAAAACAGCATGATGACGCACATTGCCTCGGAATGGGCGATGGACGCCCACCTGGCGCCTTTGATGGCCCATACGCCGGGCAAACTGCTTGATTGCAACGCCAACGCACTGGCAGCCTTTATTTCCCCCAGCTTTGGCTGTGAGCCACAGCATACCGAGAAAGCCTTGCGGCGACTGGGCAAGGCAGACAGGTTGCTGCGATTTTCAAGGCTGCCAGGCATGATCTACCGCAGCATGCGCATGCTGGATAGACGGGTATTCAAGCACTTTGTGTATTACATCGCCAAGACCCAAACGGCGATTCAGGATATCCATATCGTGCTGCAAGGCATACAGCCGCATTGGGAGGCCGAGCTGCGCCACCTGGATGCAGCGCAGCTGAATGCATGGCGCGCCGCCTGCCGGCAGCATCTGGAACATCTGCACCCTGCTCCCATCACGTATTTCAGCAAACTGGCCGGGGATTAA